The nucleotide sequence AGTATATTAAATGTGCAAACATCAGGCCTCATACCTATGTGCGCTATCAAGCCAAGGACATCCCGTGCTTCTATTACCCTTCCTTCTGTGCAAAGGTTCTGCATGATTGAATGGAAGAACTTGATATCAGGAGGAAGCAtacctttgttcatcatttcagTAAGCAATTCCTTTGCTTTCACCAAATCGCCGTGTGTACAAAAACCCTGGATTAGAGAACCATAAACAGCTGTGCCCTGTCGTACTCCTGTATCAATCATCTGATTAAACTTTATCATAGCATCGTCCAACTGACCCTTTTTGCAAAATGCATCTATTACAGTTGAATATGTGACTGCATTTGGACTCACTCCTTGTTTCTGCATTTCATTGAAGATAAGCATAGCCTTATCAAGCTTCCCAGATTTAGCATATGCATTAATCAGTATGTTGAAGATACGACAGTCAGGTAGAATACAATCTCTTTCCATTGAATTGAAGAGATTAATCATATCAACTAAGCATCCTTCGGTGGCATACCCATGAAGGAGAATAGCATATGAAACGTTGTCAGGTTTCAGGCCCTTCATAGCCATGGTATCAAAAATTCCTGCAGCTTCTTTGCTTCTTCCATGTTTGCAAAGAAAGGTCATAAACATGTTGTAAGTATGCACATCTGCTGTAACCCTCCGACTTGTCATCTCTTTGAATACCCTAACTGCCTCCTTCCAGTGGCCTGAAGAGGAATATCCATGGATGAGGCTATTATATGTCACATTATCAGGTACGACACCATCATCAACCATCTGACCAAGGAAATACTCTGCCTTGTCCATTGCTTTGGCCTTGCACAACGCATCAATAACCGAGTTATATGTCACCAAATTAGGCGCAACGCCCTGCTGCGCCATTCCATGGAACAGATTGCATGCCTTGCCTACTTGGCCTTCCTTAAAGAAGCCGTGGATGACCGTGGTATATGCCACCACGTTGGGGGTGCAGCCCAGCTCAGGCATCCTGTGAAGCAGCACGTCCAGAGCCTCATCTGTGCGCTTTGCGTGGCAGAGTCCCTTGAGGAGGGTGCAGAAGATGACTTGGTTTGCCTCCAGGCCCTTGAGGAGGGTGCAGAAGATGACTTGGTGCAGAAGTTAGTCAAGGGACGCTCCTGGACAGGATTGCCCTGCCGCAGCAATTCGTCGAACAGGTGGTGTGCGTCCTCCGGGGTGAGGTTGCCAGAGTGCGCCCGCTGCGTCGCGCCGGCGAAGGCGGCGTGGGGATCCCAGATGCGTGAGGGATGAGAGGTGGAGGAGGAGTGGCGGCCGCGGAGTCGGAGGCGGAGGCGTGGTGGTGACATTGGCGTGGTGGAGGAGAGGCgaggcatggtggtggtggtggtggtggtggtgacggGGGAGTAGGTAGTGAACTCTGGTAAAACGAGTGGGATATCATCATGCGGTTACTGTTGCACGTTTAATTATTTGTACTGCTTTTTTTTCTTTCCTATAACAGGTAAAACCAAATTATGTTCTTTTTTTTTATATGGGGAATAAATTATGTTTGTATATTATCACATACTACAGAATAGTAATTGTAAAGAGTAATTTTTTAGACCAAGAATGTTTGTCCgattcaaaataagtgtcttgttACACTAGTGTAAGCTATTGACTTGAGAAAAATTCTTTTTTCTTCAAACCATAGAAATATACAGTGTAATCTATTTGGGGAAAACCATCGTTAGGGCAATATTGGTGACTGAATTTCTTGCCTCCCGACACCCTAGGCACGTTCTTCCAAAACCAAGGCCGAAAGTCGACTGCCGGTGGTGGTTGAGTTCTTCAACATGGGTGTCGTGCCTGAAATGAGTTGCGGAGGCGACACCCTCGTCGTCCTCGACTGCCGCGGGCCGGAgcctcatccccccccccccccgcgtcgccctcctctggcgacacgggggaaccctagccgccgtcgcTAGCAACCTCCCCCGCCGCCCTctcccgcatcgccgccgccggagggccggtcggcgaagccgcgccgggccccaggaaggtggcggcggggcggatccGTGCCCCCACGCCCCACGACCACCCCCACGCATCACCCCTACCGCGATGGCGCCACCCCTTTCCCCGCCAGTCCGACGGCGGTGGATCTGGTCCCCGCGGCCTGGCCCCTGCGCGTCTCCGGCTGGCCGCGCCACCCTCGTCGTCCTCGACCGCCGTGGACCCCCGCACCACTCGCGCCTCCACCCCCCTCGGCCCGCGACCCCGGGATCCTCCCTGGCGATTCTCGGGCGCCCTTACCCCAGCTATTGCACGAGCCTgctggccggcggcgacccgacGCTCCTGGCCACTACCATGGGCGCCACCcccctgcagctcctcatccctcCCATGGCCTCGTTTCGGCCGGTCGTGGTTGGGTCTTAGGCCTGCGGCCGGTTTCGGGTGCGTTCGCGGTCTGCCTCCTGTGCAGGCGGCCCCCTCGTCTCCGGCGGCCTTTCTTCCCTCCCGAGCCGCGGTGGCGGCTCTCGTGTGGAGGCGGCGACGCATCTGCGGTTGTGGCTGGCACTAGGCTTCTCGCGGTGGTCCTTGTCAGTGTTCCTCTTTCTTCAACAGCTATCGTTTGGGTTTCTAGTCTTTTATACCCGGCAGCCTCAGGCCCGCGTCTCCCCGGTGTTCCTCGCTGCCGGCGTCCGCTACCGGGCAGCTCCGGCCTTGGCGACAGGTAGCTGCGTCCCTTCCAGCTCACCTTGCTTGCCGATGTCCCGACGACTAAGGCCACAACAGTTTGGATCTGCGTCCTCCAGTCCTCGCTTGCTGGCGTTGCTGGACGCCGTCGCCCTGGTACCCCCGCGTGGTCCGCCTTGTCGCCCGCCCTACCTAGTACGCCTCAAAGCTTCCCCCTTTTGCCTGATCCTACGCTTGTGGATTCGGAGGAGGTGCCATCCTCCGACGGCAGGTGCAGCCTGCCTACCCCTTCTTGACATGGTGGTTTCGACTAGCATTGGCCTCCCCATCTACGTTTCCGGATTTGGCGGCTATGGGATTGCTCAGCTTTAGGCCAGGTAGAGATCCCTGCTCGGCTTGACGGTGCTGGCAGCGACGGCGCCCGCGGGTGTCGTGTCCTTCTTGGAGGCGATGCCAAGGCCTTCAGCTTAGCCCCTCTTCGAGCTCAGGGGAAACTCTAGGTCCGGGTCCCCCGGACCGGATAGTGGCGATGTCCTGGCGTCATCTTCCTTCCTGAATGCACTATCTTGCTCGCTCGAGGTGTCCCCATTTTTGGCTCGGACGGTGTTGAAATTCTTGTTGGTTTGGAATTACCATTCTTGGCTAGGGTCTGGCTGTTTTAGCTGTGTTGTATCCTCTCATCCCCTGTCTCTCTGCTCTGGGCACCATGTACACGCCTTCTTGCGTTCGTGTTATGTGTTGTACCCCTTTGTACTCATTCTACTTctttctatcaatgcaatgatacgcaagctttgtgTATTCACAAAAAAAAAAGTTGCGGATGGCTTGTAGTAGTGGTTTGCGCTTCTGCCGAACCACTAATTGAATATCAACGAAAATGTAATCCCCGTATATGGAAGAGGTGGTAAGAAAACAGATAATTTGACTGCCT is from Triticum aestivum cultivar Chinese Spring chromosome 1B, IWGSC CS RefSeq v2.1, whole genome shotgun sequence and encodes:
- the LOC123104336 gene encoding protein Rf1, mitochondrial; the encoded protein is MPELGCTPNVVAYTTVIHGFFKEGQVGKACNLFHGMAQQGVAPNLVTYNSVIDALCKAKAMDKAEYFLGQMVDDGVVPDNVTYNSLIHGYSSSGHWKEAVRVFKEMTSRRVTADVHTYNMFMTFLCKHGRSKEAAGIFDTMAMKGLKPDNVSYAILLHGYATEGCLVDMINLFNSMERDCILPDCRIFNILINAYAKSGKLDKAMLIFNEMQKQGVSPNAVTYSTVIDAFCKKGQLDDAMIKFNQMIDTGVRQGTAVYGSLIQGFCTHGDLVKAKELLTEMMNKGMLPPDIKFFHSIMQNLCTEGRVIEARDVLGLIAHIGMRPDVCTFNILIGGYCLVGKMEDASKIFDDMMSYGLEPSNITYGILINGYCKNRRIDDGLILFKEMLHKGLKPTTFNYNIILDGLLLAGRTVAAKEKFNEMVESGVSVCTDTYSIVLGGLRRNNCFSEAIMLFQKLRAMNMKFNIRIVNIMIDAFFRVQRKQEAKDLFAAIPANGLVANVVTYSITMTNLIKEGSVEEADDLFLSMEKSGCTADSYMLNLIVRMLLEKGELVKAGNYMSKVDAMSYSLEAETVSLLISLFSGKGKYREHIGLLPAKYRFREEAATVV